The window AATGGCGGATCTGCTGAAAGATGTGGCGGAGGCTCAAATAAAGTTCTTGATCCAGCAATTCGGCGGGCTGGAGAAAGCGAGAACGGAGGAAATAGACGAATCCGCCTCGATTGCCAACCGCCTGGCATGGTTATACCTTCTGCAAGGCGCTGGTTCACTGCCGACGAACCTTCGTTCTCTCTATGCTCAAAGCAGCGTCCAGGTTGGCCCGCTTCTGAAGACCAGTTGGCATCAAAGGGCTCCTTACAATTTCTCTTGTCCAGAGATGATTGGCGATGAAGCATGTGCGAATGCGGTGGTTGGCTGTGTACAACTGGCTACGGCACAGGTCATGCGCTACTTTCATTGGCCTCCGTACTATTCTGGAGCCTTTCGTTTTTACTTTGACTGGCCGAATATGCTCAACCGGTACGTTCGAGCAAATGGCTGGTTCAATGACGAAAATGGCAATCCAGTGACGCAAGCTCAAATTGATGCTGTAGCTGCCCTTTGTGCTATCGCTGGGCAAGCCATGTATACGGATTATGGCTGTGACATCACTTATGGCGCGCTCTGCCATTGGTTGGTTGACGATGCAAGAGATGCTCTGGAGGATGATTTTTTCTACTCCAACCCAGATCTGGACCAACCGTATTGCGAGGAGCGTGATAGTTATAGCCTGGATGAGTGGTGGAACATAATAAAACAGGAAATTGATAACAATCGGCCGGTGGTATATCGTATCGCAACTGGAGCGGTGTTTATATCAGATTTTGATCATGCCATAGTGGTGGATGGGTACGACAATACCGGGGGGCTTTATCAGGTACATGCTAACTACGGTTGGGATGATCCACACACCGCCTGGTATACTTTGGACAACTTTGACTGCGACAATGCGCCGGGTTGGCAGGGTGGGTGTTCTTGGGACGAAGAGGAGTTGATTCGTCATATCTACCCGCGCACCGGACATTGTGGAGTCTCCTGGGGGACTTTGGGGCCGCGGAATAGCGCCACCGATCTTCCCCATTACATTTACTGTGATGTGATTTTCGTGAACACGACAATCCAGGGCGGCGCATGGGTGCAATTCCTGCCGGGCACTAGCATCACAGGTGGTTCCGCTTCGGCCGTTACCATTGAGGGGAGATCGCCGGGCGAGACCCGCTTTTACTCAGAAGGCCTTACCACGCGCGGGCTCAAGGTCGCCGCCGGCGGCAAGATCAAGCTACACAGCAACGGCAGTATCCGCGTGCGTTGATCTGGAAACCGATGCAAGAAAGTGAGAGATAGCCATGAGAAGAACACTCTTCATAGCTGCCAGTTTAGTGCTGGCTTGTTTGGTTGCCACAGAAACGATAGCGTCCATGGCCGACTTCGATTTGAGCTGGCACGTCATCGCCGGCGGGGGAGGCCAATCCGTGTCGTCCAGCTATATCGTGAGCGGCACCGTGGGCCAGGCGCATACAGGTGCGCTTGCCGGCGGCCCCTATACCCTGAGTGGTGGCTTCTGGAGCGGCGGGGTAGGTGTTGCCGTGGCGGGGTACCGGGTCTACCTGCCGTCGTTGTTGAGGAATCGTTAGCCCGTTGTCCTCCTCTCACAAATGGGAGAGGGTAGGGGTTGGAAAGGTAAAGCGTTTCGTGCTCAAGGAGCACAACCAGTGCTTCCAGCTCAACGGCAGACCGCTGTGCGCCATTATAGGTCTGTGCTCCCATGAGTGCAGAGCATCGTTCGATTGCAGATGTCAGGTCAAGACAAGAGGGAGCGAGGTTTTGCCATGTTCAATCGAATATACAGATTCATCAAGTGGACGGTCTTATTGTCTTTTTGCCTTCTCCTGAGCCTAGAGCAGGGAGGCTGGTCCCAGCCGTCCCTGTCCCCTGGATGCAAGCCTTATGAGTCCTATTTTCTCTTCCATGGAGCCTATCCTGACCAGGAGGGAACCCCTTATGCCGATGAGTTTCAAGGGCTGACTCACGATCAGGACAATTGGTTCTTGTCCTCAAACACACATGAAGTGCCCCAGCTTTGGAAAGTCCCCGTGCAATATGATTTGAGACATGTGACGGACAACCAGAATCAATACCCGGGAGTCATTCGTCGTATGATATCTGAAACTCCTCTTGCCCAGCTTGGGTATAACCACTTTGGTGATATCTCATACTACCGATATGCAGGACAGGGTTATATCATCGTGCCCGTGGAGAAGGAAAGGTCCTATACGGTGCCTAACGTTCTTGCCTTCTTTAGAGCGAATGATCTTGCATATGTAAACATGACCAGTGTGCCAAATTTCGGAGCTTGTCGAGATCCTGAAGGCCGGTCATTGGGGTGGGTTGCGGTAGATCCAGACGGAAACCTGTATTCTTCGGGGGATTGTACGTGGTCGATTTACAAGTTCTCTTTAAACTGGGCCGATCTGCCGAACAAACCGGTGAATCTGACACTTCTTGCTAGCATCAACCTTTTGGACGAAGATGGCACCCCGCTGATGTTAGGACGTACGCAGGGCGGAGTGTTCTCAGAAAGTGGACGTCTACTTTATATAGTGTCTGGTAGCGAAAGCGGCGTATTCCAGTACCGCAATGACGGAATAAGTGTGTTTGACACCCGAACCTGGCATAGGGTAGCCCAATCCACGAATGGCTTCGGTCACTTTAATTATCGCTACAGTGCAGGTTTCCCAGCATTCGACGAACCGGAAGGGATAACGATATGGGACCTGGATGACGGACGGGCACCAGGATTTGGGGGGCAACTCCATGTCGGCTTGCTTGATAATGAGTTGACCGCGGATGATGTCTATCTGTACCACTATATTAACACGATCTATGTGGATTCTTCCTATATGGGTGAGGAGACGGGTGAACCACACAAGCCGTTCAACACCGTCGGTGAGGCTAACGACCTGGCCTGGAACGGCGCACGGATCAAAATCAAGCCAGTTAGTATAGGCCCCTATTGGGAGGCGCTTACCTTTTCCAAACGGATACAATTACTTGCTGGAGACGGGGCCGCCACTATCGGAATGCTAGGGCGCGTTCGCTTAACGACCAAAGGGGCCATAAATATCTGCAACGGTGGCAGTCTAAAGGTCTATTGATGAAGCAGTAAAGAGGACTGCATTGATGGAAATTAGGGAAGCTATAATAATTGCTGCCCTGGCGGCAACCCTTGCCGTCAGCCCTCGTGTGGCGGGGGAGTCATTCGTTGACGATGACCGTGATGGCATTGATGATGCGGTGGAGCAGTTCCTGGCGGAGAAATTTGCCCCAGTAGTTTATATAGAGCCTGGCGAGTCCAACTACCCGGCCAACGTTGGCTGGATCCTGCAACGATCCAGCCTTTGGTATTACGAGGATTGCTGGCCCGACATCAATGAACTGGTACTCACAACGGTTGGCTCCCAGGAGAGGCTTATCGGGCCTCCATGGGTGCATCCCGACAGTTGGGGATTGGGACACCCTGAGCGGCACTGTGGCGACCCTCCCCACCATCGACGCATTTCAACTATTGCAGAGGACCCCGATGGTGAAGGTTCCACTGGCTACTCGGATCAAAGTACTTTCGTTCTCCCAGATGTCGCTGAGGCTTATCGCATTGGCAGCCTGGATCCGAGAGAATGGGTAACATATTTTCACGCCTATCCCACTTCTGAGCGTGGGGTCATGATTCAGTATTGGCATGCTTTTTCTTACAACGACTTTACTGTAGGTGATCATGGTGGTGATTGGGATGCAACGATTCACGTGCAGCTTGATAACAACCTCGATCTAAAGGGTGCATGGTTTTCGCGACACCGTGATGATCATCCAGGTACTTTCAAATCGGTGACGGAACTTACTCTATACCAGGGCACGCATATTCTGATGGCCATTGACGGCGGTGGACATGCCGCTTTTGCTTCTCCACAAGACTGGTGTGACTACAACACAGGGGGCTCCCATATGGGCACTATTGTCTGGGGCGACAACCCCGATAATCCAAGTCAGCTCCATAGGGTGCCTGGGGGACTAGGTTTCTGTGACCCGCGCGATTCCTCCGATGTAGCTGGTGGCACTGTGTGGAAGACCTGGACCAGTGGGGACGTGCGACAGGCTGGATCGGTAGAACACGCCATTAATCCGAATCCTAGCAGACACGGCGGCTTGATCAACATGGGCGAGTACAATCCCTGCACCTCCTCGACCTGCCAGGGGACAAAACAAGCCAGTACGCTCCTTGCTGGTCAGTTTCGCCCATTGAATGGGCAGGTGTTTATTCGCTATTCGGGGCGATGGGGAAGCATAGGCATCATATCTAGCGGCCCCCGTGGGCCCGTCTTCCAAGGATTCGACGGGAGTACATACACTGCTTGGTACAACCAGGCCAGCAACGCACCACTCAATCCCAAATTAGTCCTGGATAAAGCCAATGGTGCTATCTTGTGGCACTTGGAAGGAGAAATCTATGATAGAAGGTTGGGCCCTTTGTGCTCGGCCAAAATCCCCTATCTTGTTTCAAGTACTGTAACTGTTCCTGCTGGCGAGATTCTAACTGTTTGCCATGGTGTTACAGTGAGATTTGTTTCAGGTGGGAAAATCAAAGCAAATGGCATTCTGAATGCAGATGGGAGGACAGGAACGATAAAGTTTGTCTCCAATGAAGAAATTACCAAAGGCATGAAAATAGCCTCCCAATTTATCTTGAAAAATGGTGGCGAACTCAAGATTCCCTGAGATGCACTTGGCGAGGTAAAGAGTTTTTTGTCCAAAGAGGAGCCCCAGGGCTTGTGGCTCAAGCGCAGCCGCTCCGCTCGGGGGGTCTAGTCCCTTTGTCCACGACGGCGACGCGCACCTCACGGCCAGTTGAGCCTTCCCAGGCCCATTCGCGGTTGATGCCACCGATTGCTCCCGACGCGATCAACTCGCGTAGCATGCTGGCGACGAACTGTGATGATCAGGCCGGCTGCAACTCCGCTCCAGTGACCTGCTCCATCTCGTCTCGCATCTGGCTGTGTTCCTTGCGCTTCCCGGAGATATGGCTTCTGCTTGACGCGTGGATACTTGTATCGCTCGTCAATGGCCATCTTCTCTATTAGGCACGGTTCCCTCGGTGATATTATCATTTGACTGAACCGTAACATTTTAGTGACATTTTGCGTGCTGAAAGAAAGCGCTAAGAAGTGCTTGGCAGGCAGGTAGAAGTTGCTATACTCTTCCACTTGGCGCTCCGAGAGGTTGTAGAGGTAAGCAAGCAGAAGCATCTTGAGCACGAGGGCGGGATCGTAAGGCGGTCGGCCCTGCTGTCCTTGCCCTTGGTAATACTTAATCAGTTTGTAGGTGAAACATTGCCAGGGGATGACCTGCTTCAGTTGCACTAAGAAGTGATCCGCAGGTACGGTACAACCTGCTCATACAGAAAGTCACCGAAAAAGGAATTGTTGGTGTGCGGTTTGAATCTCTCGTGTCTCATCTTCATCCCCCCACTTATGGCATTGGCTATACCACAGTTTAACCCCTTCTGGCTTGTCCTCAAAAACGAGACTTTCAACACCCTCAGTACTAGGCGGTTGCGTTGAATGTTGCTGCGGGGGTGCGAATAGGACAAAAAGGCACGGAGGAGCAACAGAGGTGTGCATAGGGCAGAAGGGCGCGGTTGACGAGGCAGGATGCCTGGGCTGGTCAGATGCCGAGCGCATCTAGCCAGGTGACGGCTTGCGTATCTGTTGCTGCCACCTGCAGCGGGCACAAACCGGGATAGCGATAGGTTCGTTTTTGCTCCCGGCGCAGTTGATAAGGCTCCAGGTTGATGTACGTGAGCCAGAGGAGGTTGAAAGCATCGCATCCGCCGTTGCTCATGAAGCAACCCATGCGGCGCACTCGTTGTCGGTAGCGTCGGAAGAAGCGTTCAGCGACGTTACTGGTACGGCCCATGCCGTCTACCACCTGGCTAGTGTGCAACAGGGCTTCTTCTAGGGCCTTGCCGATGAGTTGAATGGCTGGCTGCAAGGAGGGGACATGAGACCATACGCTTTGGAGGGCTGAGAAAGCTTCTTGGGCTTCCTGGAGGGAGAGTGCATCCCAGACGGCATGGAGCATATCTTGGAGGATGTCCATAGCTTCGTCGGCGGCTCGTTCGGCGAAGGCTTGCAGGTGCGGGCTGATGTTGCGCCACAGGTGAAAGAGGCTGCGCTGCTGTTTGGCCCAGCGCAAGACCCGATCCAAGACATAGCGATAAGAAACGGCTCCGTCGCTCACGAGCACGCGCACATCTTCTGCCCAAGGCCCACCAGGCCAGAGCGAGACGGAACTGACCGGCGATCACGGCCTCGCTCTCCGTGCGCAAGCGACCCACCACCAGGCCGACACGGGTGACAGCATCGGCGATGAGGTGCAGCGGAGTAGGCACGCCACGGATGTAGCTGGCAGACGCAGCGGCCACCAGCGCGCCGCTGAAGCGGATCAAGTGCTGCCAACGGCCTTGTTGGGCCTGCTTCTCGACTTGCTGAGCCGCCTGCTGTTCCCAGCGCCAAACGCTGGTGTGGCTCAAGCGGGCGGTCGTTTCCGCAGGAGGGCTGAGAGGCAGCAAAGGATTCCAGATCAAAGCGCGTTCTGTGCCCTGGTTGATCTCCGAGCGCAGCCACTGCGCAGCAGCGCGCACAGAAGCACCGACGTGGAAGTACAGATCGAGGGCCTTGCGCCGCACCTGCCTGGTGTAGCGGGCCCGTGCTTCGCGGCGGGGGTCAGGTGGGGAATAGCTGCACCGGCAAAGATGACACCAATAGCGCTGCACCTTCTCCTGGTGCACTCCGCCCACATCACGGATGGTGACGATGTAGAAGCCATGCCTCTTGGTCATGCGCCGACCGCAGTAGGGACAACGCCGCGGATCAGTGGGCTCCAACAGCTCCTTGACAAATTCCCGTGCACTCTCGATAACATTCATGGCGGCCTCGACCTCCTGGCTGTATAGCTTCCTTATTTGCCAGAGATCGGGCCGCCTGTCATCTTTAAACTCCAGCAACAATATATGCAACCGCCTAAGATTAGCGCATCTTTGCTCGGTGTAAATATCTATGTTAAAATGACTTAACGATTTCTGTTCTGCAAGAGAATTGGTGGATAGTGTAAAAATGGAGTCAGAAGTCAAGGACAAGATCTTGGTCGTAGAGGATGATCCTATTCTCCTCGAGACGCTGCAGTACAACCTGCGCCGTCAAGGTTATTCGGTTATCACAGCCACCGATGGGATGAGTGCGGTAGAGCTAGCCCGAAGGGAACGCCCAGATGTAATCCTCCTGGATGTGATGATTCCCAAGATAGATGGGTTTGAGGTGTGCCGCATCTTGCGCCAGGAGATGAACATACCCATTCTCATGCTCACCGCTCGTGATGAGGAAATTGACAAGGTTGTAGGCCTGGAAGTGGGTGCGGACGATTACATGACCAAGCCTTTTTCCATGCGAGAGCTCCTGGCTAGAGTGAAGGCTCTGCTGCGCCGCGTGCGCTTGATCAGAGAGGATATGGCAATGGCGGCCGCGCCTGATGCCAAAAGGTTCGTTTTTGGTGATCTGGTTCTGGATCTGACCCGAGCTGAGCTGCGGCGAGCAGGTACGATTGTGCCCCTCAAGCCAAAGGAGTACGAACTTCTTGTCTTCTTAGCGCGTAACCGTGGCAGGGTCTTGTCCCGTGATTTGATCCTCGAGCGTGTGTGGGGCTGGGACTTTGCTGGGGGAACCAGAACGGTAGATGTGCATATCCGCTGGTTGCGCGAGAAGATCGAACCTGACCCCGCACACCCGACGCGCATTGTTACTGTGCGTGGCCTTGGATACCGTTTTGAAGGATAGATGCCATGTTCCACAACATCCGTTGGCGTATAGCCATTCCCTATATACTGCTTGTGGCCTTGATCATGATCGCCCTCACAATCTATCTGAACCATTTCCTGCACGAGGTGTACAAGGCTGATGTGCAAGCGCAGCTTCTTTCCGAAGCGCGTTTGGTTGGCAATGCTTTGGAACGATCTATAGCACAAGGAGCAACAGCAGATGAATTGGACGCCTTGGCTAGTCAATGGGCACGTGAGATCGAGGCACGTATCACCATTATTGCACCCGATGGCGTTGTGCTGGGCGATTCGCATGAAGATCGGGCGCGCATGGATAATCACCTGTGGCGGCCAGAAGTTCAACAAGCCCTGGCTGAGGGACGAGGTAACAGCGCGCGTTTTAGTGCAACCCTAGGGTACGAGATGATGTACACTGCAGTTCTGGTAAAGTCGGATGAGACAATCACGGCTATTGTCCGAGTGGCGCGTCCTTTACGCCAGGTCGAGCTCTATACGGCGCGACTGCATCAGAGCATCTTGTTAGTTGCAATAGCAGCGTCCGTAGTTGCAGCATTTCTTGCCTTGCTCATTGTCGAGCGCACTGTGAGTCCTATTCGTCGGCTAACCAGCGAGGCCGAACAAATGGCGGGAGGTGATTTGAGCGTTTCGGTAACTCCAGTCACACGCGATGAAATAGGGCAATTGGGCAGAGCTTTCAATCGCATGGCGGCGCAACTTCGGGAAAAGATGACCGCGTTGGAAGAGGAGAAGAACCTTTTCGCTACTGTTCAGGCGTACATGGCGGATGGTGCGCTCATCGTGGATGGTGCCGGGCGAATTTTATTGATCAATGCTGCTGCGGCTAGGCTGCTGGGCACAACTGAAAAAGAGGCAATGGGGCGCTCTTTTGCTCAGATAGTTCGACATCATAGAATAATCGAGTTGGTACGACGCAGCCAGGATGACGGCCAGGAACAAGAGGACACTGTTGAGATGTACCGCCAAGGGCCTTTCCTGCGGGTTATCGTGACCCCTATCCGTGGTGGAGGCAAAGCCGGAATTCTGGTCATTCTTCAAGACCTTACCCAGATTCGGCGGCTAGAAACGATACGACGCGATTTTGTCAGCAACGTCTCGCATGAACTCCGTACTCCTCTTGCCTCGCTGAAGGCATTAGTAGAAACACTGCGCGATGGAGCTTTAGATGACAAGGAAGCGGCCCTGCGCTTTCTAAACCGCATGGAGACCGAGGTGGATGCACTCACTCAGATGGTGAAGGAGCTGTTAGAGTTGTCACGTATTGAGTCAGGGCAAGTTCCTTTGCAATTGACGTCTGCGGCGGTAGCAGAGGTGGTATTGCCGCCCGTGGAGCGGCTGCGCCCTCAAGCTGAGCGTGCCGGGTTGCATCTGAGTGTTACTATTCCGTCAGCTCTTCCCCCTGTGCATGCGGATATCGAACGAGTGCAACAAGTCATCACGAACTTGGTGCACAATGCGATCAAATTCACTCCATCGGGCGGTCAAGTGGAAATCTCGGCGGAGGTTGTAGGGCAGGAGATGGTCATTTCCGTGCGTGATACCGGTATGGGCATCTCTGCGGAGGACCTGCCTCGTATCTTTGAACGTTTCTACAAAGCAGACCGCGCACGATCTGGTGAGGGCACGGGACTTGGGCTAGCCATTGCAAAGCACATTGTTCAAGCTCATGGCGGACGCATCTGGGCTCAGAGCGAAGGTGAGGATCAGGGAAGCACATTCTCTTTTACATTGCCTCTGTGGAACGATTAAATGGAGTAGTTCTGGCTAAAGTTTAACAAAGCTTTAACATATCCTTGATACAGCGTTAAACTCCGTGTGGTAGTATCTCTTCTGGATAGAATGAAAATTAGCAAGAAATTAGGAGGAGACTACCATGCGCAGAATTCTGTTTGTAACCCTACTGTTGTCGTTACTGCTTTCGGCGTGCACCCCCGCACAGCCAACGGCAACACCCACACCATCGCCTATCCTCGTACCGAAGAGCACACCAACGCAAGCGCCCACCGTAGTGCCGACCAAGCCTGCCACGGGTATTGTACTTCCGGAGGTGAATCCTCTCGAGGTCAAGGGCGATATTGTAACGGCAGGCAGTTCTACTGTGTACCCTCTTTCCGAGGCGATTGCCGAGATGTTCAAAGATGAAGGATACAAAGGAAACATCACCATTGACAGCATTGGCAGTGGTGCGGGATTTGAGCGCTTCTGCAAGGCAGGGGAGACGGACATTGCCAACGCCAGCCGTCCGATCAAGAGCAGCGAGGTAGATTCTTGTCGGGCAATTGGTCGCGAGCCCATCGCGTTTCGCATTGGCACGGATGCAGTAGCGGTAGTGGTTAGCAAGAGGAACACCTTCTTACAGAATGTGACTATGGAGCAGTTGGCAAAAATCTTTTCGAACGAAGCAATGAGGTGGTCGGATGTAGATCCATCATGGCCGAAGGAGAACATCCTGCGCTTCAGTCCTGGGACGGACAGTGGCACGTTTGACTTCTTCGTGGAAGAGGTCTTAGGCAAGAAGAAAGAGTTGTTGCTGGAAGCAGCCAATCTGCAGCTCAGCGAGGATGACAATGTGCTTGTGCAGGGTGTGTTGGGCAGCCCGTATGCGATCGGGTACTTTGGCTTTGCCTATTATCAGGAGAATGCAGACAAGATGAACGTGCTTTCGATTGATGGAATTGCTCCTACGCCAGAGACAGTGGACAGTGGCAAGTATCCATTGGCACGACCACTATTCATCTACTCAACAGCGAAGATCATGCGCGAGAAGCCTCAGGTGGCAGCGTTCATCAACTACTACCTGACCAATGTCAACGAGGTGATCCGCAAGGTTGGATACTTCCCGGCCAGCGAAGAGGCCCTGAATGCTTCCAAGAAAGCTTGGCTAGAAGCAGTGGGTCAGTAGCGGACTTTCGCCAATATGGGGAAGGGAGGCACACTTCCTTCCCCTTTCCCCTTTTCTGCTATTGGCACAATCCCCGGAGATGGGAGGGCTATCAGCGTGCACACCCGAATAAATGACTTACAAATGGGCACACGAAGTAAGAAGGAAGAGACAGCCCCACGCTATCTGCGCAAGCGCAGACGCGTAAGGGAAAGCCTTATTCAGACCTTTCTTTATTTCTGCGCGGGAGTCTCGATTCTAACAACGCTTGCACTGGTGATCGTGCTAGGGGAGGAATCCTGGCTTTTCTTTGGCAGCCACGAGGTTGATCTCCGCGAGTTTTTCACCACCACGGTTTGGCAACCGGCCATTGGACGTTTTGGAGTCTGGCCTCTGGTGAATGCCACGATGATGACCACAACCATCGCAATGCTCGTTGCTCTTCCACTAGGGCTGGCCGTAGCAATCTATCTTAGCGAGTACGCTTCTGAGCGTGCGCGCAGCGTACTGAAACCTACCCTGGAGATACTGGCTGGTATTCCAACGGTTGTCTATGGGTACTTTGCACTTACCTTTATGACTCCTCTCCTGCGGGCTATCTTCGGAGACAACGTGGTGGAGATCTACAACACGGCTTCGGCGGGCATGGTCATGGGCATTCTCATCTTACCCTTGGTCAGTTCCATGTCCGAGGATGCACTTAGCGCCGTTCCGCGTTCGTTGCGTGAGGCTTCGTATGCTATGGGAGCGACCAAACTGGAAACGGCAGTGCAGGTAGTAGTGCCGGCAGCGCTTTCGGGCATCGCGGCTGCATTTATCCTAGCAGTCTCACGCGCCGTCGGCGAAACGATGATCGTGGCTATTGCTGCAGGTGCGGGACCAGCCTTCACTTTCAACCCGTTCAAAGCCGCAGAGACCATGACCGGACACATCGTGCGCATCAGCGGTGGCGATCTGAGTTATGATTCCATTGACTACAACAGTCTATTTGCTCTCGGATTGCTGCTGTTCCTCATTACATTGACGCTCAACTTCATCAGCCGTCTTTTTGTAGAGCGTTTCCGGGAGGTGTATGAATGAACACCCCCGTGAAATGTCGAGTATATCCTTTAGAGGGTTATCTTCCTGAGGGAGAATCCCTTCAGCACCAGATCGCCTTGCGCCACCGGAAAGGCAAGGTATGGCATTGGTTGTTTTTAACATCTACCATTATCGGAATCATTGTATTGACGGCTCTGCTCTACAATATCATAGACCAGTCTTTCGGCCTAGTGGTCGTTCAGAATCAGATCGATCCAGAGACCCTTGCGATCAATGGAGTTCCTCTGGAGAATCTGACTAAAGAACAACTGGTGTCTATTCTAGAGCAGTACGTTTCCAAGGGAGTGATGCGACGATTGGAAAGCGAAATCCCCTTTGCCGTGCGCGACTGGGAAAATGTCTATCAACTGGTGCAGGAAAGGGTGATTAGACCCGAGATTGTGCTGACTTGGCGGCTTACGGAATCCATCCTTCATCGAAATGAGATCGCAGCCCTTGTTGCGGAACAATACCCGAAGGGAAAGTTACAGTTCCGCGCATGGATCAATCCCGATTTTATTCGCGGGCATCAGTCCAGCGTGCCAGCCCTAGCAGGCGTTCGCACCGCTATTCTTGGTTCTTTGTGGGTAATTTCCATCACCATTCTAGTAGCGTTTCCACTGGGGCTGGGTGCAGCCATTTATCTGGAAGAATATGCAAAAGACAATGTCGTGACGCGCTTTATCCAAACGAACATTAGCAATCTGGGCGGTGTGCCGTCCATCATCTACGGAATGCTGGGCTTGGCAGTCTTTGTACGGGCTTTGGAGCCATTGACAAGCGGCGCCATCTTTGGAGTTGGCGACCCTGCCACCGCCAACGGGCGTACGGTGCTTTCTGCCTCCTTGACATTGGTCCTGCTTGTTCTTCCTTTGCTTATCACCAATGCTCGAGAAGCTATTCGGGCGGTGCCTCGATCGCTTCGTGAGGCGAGTTATGCTTTGGGTGCAACCAGATGGGAGACAACCTGGCACCATGTGCTTCCCTATGCTATGCCGGGCATTCTCACGGGTACTATTCTAGCGATTTCGCGAGCCATTGGAGAGACTGCGCCCCTCGTAGTAGTAGGAGCATCCACTTTCGTCTCGCTAGACCCCGCTAGCCCGTTTTCCAAGTTTACTGTTTTGCCGGTTCAGATATACCAATGGACCTCTCGACCTCAAAGCCAATTCCGCCATGTTGCAGCGGCAGCGATCATTGTCCTATTGCTCTTGCTTCTTTCGCTCAATTCATTCGCTGTGTTGCTCCGCAACCGATACAGGAGGTCAGTGTAATGAATCTAATCACTACGATTGTGGATCATAGCATGTTGCCGTCCTCAGTAGGTTCCTGTGCTATGGAGTCTGAAGGGGATTATACCATTGAGACACGTGGACTAAGCGTATACTACGGCGACTTTCGCGCTATCAAGGATATCAATATGAGCATTCAGCGCTGCAAGATCACCGCAATTATTGGGCCATCGGGGTGTGGAAAGAGCACTTTGCTGCGCACTTTCAACCGCATGAACGATTTGATTCCAAACAGCCGCGTGGAAGGG of the Chloroflexota bacterium genome contains:
- a CDS encoding HAMP domain-containing protein; the protein is MFHNIRWRIAIPYILLVALIMIALTIYLNHFLHEVYKADVQAQLLSEARLVGNALERSIAQGATADELDALASQWAREIEARITIIAPDGVVLGDSHEDRARMDNHLWRPEVQQALAEGRGNSARFSATLGYEMMYTAVLVKSDETITAIVRVARPLRQVELYTARLHQSILLVAIAASVVAAFLALLIVERTVSPIRRLTSEAEQMAGGDLSVSVTPVTRDEIGQLGRAFNRMAAQLREKMTALEEEKNLFATVQAYMADGALIVDGAGRILLINAAAARLLGTTEKEAMGRSFAQIVRHHRIIELVRRSQDDGQEQEDTVEMYRQGPFLRVIVTPIRGGGKAGILVILQDLTQIRRLETIRRDFVSNVSHELRTPLASLKALVETLRDGALDDKEAALRFLNRMETEVDALTQMVKELLELSRIESGQVPLQLTSAAVAEVVLPPVERLRPQAERAGLHLSVTIPSALPPVHADIERVQQVITNLVHNAIKFTPSGGQVEISAEVVGQEMVISVRDTGMGISAEDLPRIFERFYKADRARSGEGTGLGLAIAKHIVQAHGGRIWAQSEGEDQGSTFSFTLPLWND
- a CDS encoding C10 family peptidase translates to MSEKSIVWAYRSLFSIVVALTFTLSSALMRYTGMAAPPDNDHIATCEEARTVAENWLRLIVERDGQWSGEKHPSIDNLTELRRGDLLLGYYASVQPQGYVVISFLKDFPPIRAYSIDSSLNPDAEGGMADLLKDVAEAQIKFLIQQFGGLEKARTEEIDESASIANRLAWLYLLQGAGSLPTNLRSLYAQSSVQVGPLLKTSWHQRAPYNFSCPEMIGDEACANAVVGCVQLATAQVMRYFHWPPYYSGAFRFYFDWPNMLNRYVRANGWFNDENGNPVTQAQIDAVAALCAIAGQAMYTDYGCDITYGALCHWLVDDARDALEDDFFYSNPDLDQPYCEERDSYSLDEWWNIIKQEIDNNRPVVYRIATGAVFISDFDHAIVVDGYDNTGGLYQVHANYGWDDPHTAWYTLDNFDCDNAPGWQGGCSWDEEELIRHIYPRTGHCGVSWGTLGPRNSATDLPHYIYCDVIFVNTTIQGGAWVQFLPGTSITGGSASAVTIEGRSPGETRFYSEGLTTRGLKVAAGGKIKLHSNGSIRVR
- a CDS encoding transposase, producing the protein MRVLVSDGAVSYRYVLDRVLRWAKQQRSLFHLWRNISPHLQAFAERAADEAMDILQDMLHAVWDALSLQEAQEAFSALQSVWSHVPSLQPAIQLIGKALEEALLHTSQVVDGMGRTSNVAERFFRRYRQRVRRMGCFMSNGGCDAFNLLWLTYINLEPYQLRREQKRTYRYPGLCPLQVAATDTQAVTWLDALGI
- a CDS encoding response regulator transcription factor, with the protein product MESEVKDKILVVEDDPILLETLQYNLRRQGYSVITATDGMSAVELARRERPDVILLDVMIPKIDGFEVCRILRQEMNIPILMLTARDEEIDKVVGLEVGADDYMTKPFSMRELLARVKALLRRVRLIREDMAMAAAPDAKRFVFGDLVLDLTRAELRRAGTIVPLKPKEYELLVFLARNRGRVLSRDLILERVWGWDFAGGTRTVDVHIRWLREKIEPDPAHPTRIVTVRGLGYRFEG
- the pstC gene encoding phosphate ABC transporter permease subunit PstC translates to MGTRSKKEETAPRYLRKRRRVRESLIQTFLYFCAGVSILTTLALVIVLGEESWLFFGSHEVDLREFFTTTVWQPAIGRFGVWPLVNATMMTTTIAMLVALPLGLAVAIYLSEYASERARSVLKPTLEILAGIPTVVYGYFALTFMTPLLRAIFGDNVVEIYNTASAGMVMGILILPLVSSMSEDALSAVPRSLREASYAMGATKLETAVQVVVPAALSGIAAAFILAVSRAVGETMIVAIAAGAGPAFTFNPFKAAETMTGHIVRISGGDLSYDSIDYNSLFALGLLLFLITLTLNFISRLFVERFREVYE
- the pstS gene encoding phosphate ABC transporter substrate-binding protein PstS family protein, with the translated sequence MRRILFVTLLLSLLLSACTPAQPTATPTPSPILVPKSTPTQAPTVVPTKPATGIVLPEVNPLEVKGDIVTAGSSTVYPLSEAIAEMFKDEGYKGNITIDSIGSGAGFERFCKAGETDIANASRPIKSSEVDSCRAIGREPIAFRIGTDAVAVVVSKRNTFLQNVTMEQLAKIFSNEAMRWSDVDPSWPKENILRFSPGTDSGTFDFFVEEVLGKKKELLLEAANLQLSEDDNVLVQGVLGSPYAIGYFGFAYYQENADKMNVLSIDGIAPTPETVDSGKYPLARPLFIYSTAKIMREKPQVAAFINYYLTNVNEVIRKVGYFPASEEALNASKKAWLEAVGQ
- a CDS encoding transposase → MQLKQVIPWQCFTYKLIKYYQGQGQQGRPPYDPALVLKMLLLAYLYNLSERQVEEYSNFYLPAKHFLALSFSTQNVTKMLRFSQMIISPREPCLIEKMAIDERYKYPRVKQKPYLREAQGTQPDARRDGAGHWSGVAAGLIITVRRQHATRVDRVGSNRWHQPRMGLGRLNWP